One window of the Rissa tridactyla isolate bRisTri1 chromosome 9, bRisTri1.patW.cur.20221130, whole genome shotgun sequence genome contains the following:
- the HAPLN3 gene encoding hyaluronan and proteoglycan link protein 3: MLLLPLLLEATLLRLASGFHHPFYNGFYYNHLMNDKGNGQEEVDYFNGAKLVVETSKDPVYSSNGANVTLPCHYHYEPDMEAKPKIRIKWSKLRDDYTKEQDVLVAIGKTYMAFGDFQGRAHLRQVSRREASLVISDVRLQDDGKYRCEVIDGLEDESDVVDLQLQGIVFPYQPPRGQYRLNFHEAEQVCQEQGAILATFNQLFQAWSEGLDWCNAGWLADGTVQYPIRLPRKPCGGLHLAPGIRSYGPRHRHLHRFDAFCFSSGLRGEVFYLDHLAGMTLEEAKQSCQDAGAEIARVGQLYSAWKFLGLDRCNAGWLADGSVRYPITKPRANCGPAEPGVRSFGFPSKGRFGVFCYKER; encoded by the exons atgctgctgctccCGCTGCTTCTGGAGGCCACCCTGCTGCGGCTGGCCAGCGGCTTCCATCACCCTTTCTACAACGGCTTCTACTACAACCACCTCATGAACGACAAGGGCAACGGGCAGGAGGAAG tggATTACTTCAACGGGGCCAAACTGGTGGTAGAGACCTCCAAAGACCCTGTCTACAGCTCCAATGGCGCCAACGTCACCCTGCCCTGCCACTACCATTACGAACCTGACATGGAGGCCAAGCCCAAGATCCGCATCAAGTGGTCCAAGCTGCGGGATGACTACACCAAGGAGCAGGATGTGCTGGTGGCCATCGGCAAGACTTACATGGCCTTTGGGGACTTCCAGGGCCGTGCTCACCTCCGCCAGGTCAGCCGGCGGGAAGCCTCGCTGGTCATCAGCGATGTGCGCTTGCAGGATGATGGCAAATACCGCTGCGAGGTCATTGATGGGCTGGAGGACGAGAGCGACGTGGTGGACCTCCAGCTGCAAG GCATCGTGTTCCCCTACCAGCCTCCCCGTGGGCAGTACAGACTCAACTTCCATGAAGCCGAGCAAGTGTGCCAGGAGCAGGGCGCCATCCTTGCCACCTTCAACCAGCTCTTCCAGGCCTGGAGCGAGGGGCTGGACTGGTGCAACGCGGGCTGGCTGGCTGACGGCACCGTGCAGTACCCCATCCGCCTGCCCCGCAAGCCCTGTGGTGGGCTGCACCTTGCCCCGGGCATCCGCAGCTACGGCCCACGCCACCGGCACCTGCACCGCTTTGAtgccttctgcttctcctccgGACTCAGAG GAGAGGTTTTCTACCTGGACCACCTGGCCGGGATGACGCTGGAGGAGGCCAAGCAGAGCTGCCAGGATGCGGGGGCTGAGATTGCCCGGGTAGGGCAGCTCTACTCTGCCTGGAAATTCCTGGGGCTGGACCGCTGCaatgctggctggctggcagaTGGCAGCGTCCGCTACCCCATCACAAAGCCCCGGGCCAACTGTGGCCCCGCAGAGCCCGGAGTCCGCAGCTTCGGCTTCCCCAGCAAGGGCAGGTTTGGTGTCTTCTGCTACAAGGAGAGATAA
- the MFGE8 gene encoding lactadherin isoform X2, with the protein MEAARPWRALLCLGLGLSLLLVVAGDFCDVNHCQNGGTCLTGINETPFFCICPEGYVGIDCNETEKGPCHPNPCHNNGECQLVPNRGDVFTDYICKCPAGYDGVHCQNSNNDCHSQPCKNGGTCLDLDGDYACKCPSPFLGKTCHVRCAVLLGMEGGAISDAQLSASSVHYGFLGLQRWGPELARLNNHGIVNAWTSSNYDKSPWIQANLLRKMRLTGIITQGARRVGQQEYVRAYKVAYSLDGREFTFCKDEKQDADKVFQGNMDYGTMQTNMFNPPITAQFIRIYPVMCRRACTLRFELIGCEMNGCSEPLGMKSRLISDQQITASSVFKTWGIDAFTWHPHYARLDKTGKTNAWTALHNGQSEWLQIDLRDQKKVTGIITQGARDFGHIQYVAAYKVAYSDNGTSWTLYRDGQTNSTKIFHGNSDNYSHKKNVFDVPFYARFVRILPVAWHNRITLRVELLGCDE; encoded by the exons ATGGAGGCGGCGAGGCCGTGGCGAGCgctgctctgcctggggctgggtctgtcgctgctgctggtggtggccg GTGACTTCTGCGACGTGAACCACTGTCAGAATGGGGGCACCTGCCTGACCGGGATTAATGAGACCCCCTTCTTCTGCATCTGCCCCGAGGGCTACGTTGGGATTGACTGCAATGAGACGGAGAAAG gcCCCTGCCACCCCAATCCTTGCCACAACAATGGCGAGTGCCAGCTGGTCCCTAATCGGGGAGATGTCTTCACCGACTACATCTGCAAGTGCCCCGCGGGGTATGATGGGGTGCACTGCCAGAATA GCAACAATGACTGCCACTCCCAGCCTTGCAAAAACGGAGGCACCTGCCTGGACCTGGATGGCGACTATGCCTGCAAGTGTCCTTCTCCGTTCTTGGGGAAGACCTGCCATGTCC GCTGTGCAGTTCTTCTGGGCATGGAAGGAGGAGCCATCTCTGACGCCCAGCTCTCGGCATCCTCTGTCCACTACGGCTTCCTcggcctccagcgctggggcccaGAGCTCGCCCGCCTCAACAACCACGGCATCGTCAATGCCTGGACCTCCAGCAACTACGACAAGAGCCCCTGGATCCAG GCCAACCTGCTGCGGAAGATGCGGCTGACTGGGATCATCACGCAAGGCGCTCGCCGCGTGGGCCAGCAGGAGTACGTCCGCGCCTACAAAGTCGCTTACAGCCTGGACGGGCGGGAGTTCACCTTCTGCAAGGACGAGAAGCAGGACGCAGACAAG GTTTTCCAGGGGAACATGGACTACGGCACCATGCAGACCAACATGTTCAACCCCCCCATCACTGCCCAGTTCATCCGCATCTACCCCGTGATGTGCCGCCGCGCCTGCACCCTGCGCTTTGAACTCATCGGCTGCGAGATGAACG GTTGCTCGGAGCCTCTGGGCATGAAATCCCGCCTGATCTCCGACCAGCAGATCACAGCCTCCAGCGTCTTCAAGACCTGGGGCATCGACGCCTTTACCTGGCACCCCCATTACGCTCGCCTGGACAAGACGGGCAAAACCAACGCCTGGACGGCGCTCCACAACGGCCAGTCCGAGTGGCTGCAG ATCGACCTCCGGGACCAGAAGAAGGTGACGGGGATCATCACGCAAGGAGCCCGTGACTTTGGGCACATCCAATATGTGGCAGCCTACAAGGTGGCCTACAGCGACAACGGCACGTCCTGGACCCTCTACCGGGATGGCCAGACAAACAGCACCAAG ATCTTCCACGGTAACAGCGACAACTACTCACACAAGAAGAACGTGTTCGATGTGCCCTTCTACGCCCGCTTTGTCCGCATCCTGCCCGTGGCCTGGCACAACCGCATCACCCTGCGcgtggagctgctgggctgcgacGAGTAG
- the MFGE8 gene encoding lactadherin isoform X1, whose product MEAARPWRALLCLGLGLSLLLVVAGDFCDVNHCQNGGTCLTGINETPFFCICPEGYVGIDCNETEKGPCHPNPCHNNGECQLVPNRGDVFTDYICKCPAGYDGVHCQNSNNDCHSQPCKNGGTCLDLDGDYACKCPSPFLGKTCHVRCAVLLGMEGGAISDAQLSASSVHYGFLGLQRWGPELARLNNHGIVNAWTSSNYDKSPWIQANLLRKMRLTGIITQGARRVGQQEYVRAYKVAYSLDGREFTFCKDEKQDADKVFQGNMDYGTMQTNMFNPPITAQFIRIYPVMCRRACTLRFELIGCEMNVYFNTAGCSEPLGMKSRLISDQQITASSVFKTWGIDAFTWHPHYARLDKTGKTNAWTALHNGQSEWLQIDLRDQKKVTGIITQGARDFGHIQYVAAYKVAYSDNGTSWTLYRDGQTNSTKIFHGNSDNYSHKKNVFDVPFYARFVRILPVAWHNRITLRVELLGCDE is encoded by the exons ATGGAGGCGGCGAGGCCGTGGCGAGCgctgctctgcctggggctgggtctgtcgctgctgctggtggtggccg GTGACTTCTGCGACGTGAACCACTGTCAGAATGGGGGCACCTGCCTGACCGGGATTAATGAGACCCCCTTCTTCTGCATCTGCCCCGAGGGCTACGTTGGGATTGACTGCAATGAGACGGAGAAAG gcCCCTGCCACCCCAATCCTTGCCACAACAATGGCGAGTGCCAGCTGGTCCCTAATCGGGGAGATGTCTTCACCGACTACATCTGCAAGTGCCCCGCGGGGTATGATGGGGTGCACTGCCAGAATA GCAACAATGACTGCCACTCCCAGCCTTGCAAAAACGGAGGCACCTGCCTGGACCTGGATGGCGACTATGCCTGCAAGTGTCCTTCTCCGTTCTTGGGGAAGACCTGCCATGTCC GCTGTGCAGTTCTTCTGGGCATGGAAGGAGGAGCCATCTCTGACGCCCAGCTCTCGGCATCCTCTGTCCACTACGGCTTCCTcggcctccagcgctggggcccaGAGCTCGCCCGCCTCAACAACCACGGCATCGTCAATGCCTGGACCTCCAGCAACTACGACAAGAGCCCCTGGATCCAG GCCAACCTGCTGCGGAAGATGCGGCTGACTGGGATCATCACGCAAGGCGCTCGCCGCGTGGGCCAGCAGGAGTACGTCCGCGCCTACAAAGTCGCTTACAGCCTGGACGGGCGGGAGTTCACCTTCTGCAAGGACGAGAAGCAGGACGCAGACAAG GTTTTCCAGGGGAACATGGACTACGGCACCATGCAGACCAACATGTTCAACCCCCCCATCACTGCCCAGTTCATCCGCATCTACCCCGTGATGTGCCGCCGCGCCTGCACCCTGCGCTTTGAACTCATCGGCTGCGAGATGAACG TGTATTTCAACACGGCAGGTTGCTCGGAGCCTCTGGGCATGAAATCCCGCCTGATCTCCGACCAGCAGATCACAGCCTCCAGCGTCTTCAAGACCTGGGGCATCGACGCCTTTACCTGGCACCCCCATTACGCTCGCCTGGACAAGACGGGCAAAACCAACGCCTGGACGGCGCTCCACAACGGCCAGTCCGAGTGGCTGCAG ATCGACCTCCGGGACCAGAAGAAGGTGACGGGGATCATCACGCAAGGAGCCCGTGACTTTGGGCACATCCAATATGTGGCAGCCTACAAGGTGGCCTACAGCGACAACGGCACGTCCTGGACCCTCTACCGGGATGGCCAGACAAACAGCACCAAG ATCTTCCACGGTAACAGCGACAACTACTCACACAAGAAGAACGTGTTCGATGTGCCCTTCTACGCCCGCTTTGTCCGCATCCTGCCCGTGGCCTGGCACAACCGCATCACCCTGCGcgtggagctgctgggctgcgacGAGTAG